From a single Candidatus Brevundimonas phytovorans genomic region:
- a CDS encoding CBS domain-containing protein, whose amino-acid sequence MKIRDVMSKDVQVARPNDTLQEVAARMAAGDFGFIPVADGDNLVGAITDRDITVRAVAAGAAPNARVVEFLSRDALVVRADDDLKVALDLMSSRQVRRLPVVDKDGRLVGVVSLGDLSTRVKEKYAGEALEEISRSS is encoded by the coding sequence ATGAAAATCCGCGACGTGATGAGCAAGGACGTGCAGGTGGCCCGTCCCAACGACACCCTGCAAGAAGTCGCCGCCCGCATGGCGGCGGGCGATTTCGGCTTCATCCCCGTCGCCGACGGCGACAATCTGGTCGGGGCCATCACCGACCGCGACATCACCGTCCGCGCCGTGGCGGCAGGCGCCGCGCCCAACGCCCGCGTGGTCGAGTTCCTCAGCCGCGACGCCCTCGTCGTCCGCGCCGACGACGACCTCAAGGTCGCGCTGGATCTGATGAGCTCGCGTCAGGTGCGCCGCCTGCCCGTCGTGGACAAGGACGGCCGCCTGGTCGGCGTCGTCTCTCTGGGCGACCTGTCGACGCGGGTGAAGGAAAAATACGCCGGCGAGGCCCTGGAAGAGATTTCGCGCTCGTCCTGA